Proteins co-encoded in one Kutzneria chonburiensis genomic window:
- a CDS encoding pentapeptide repeat-containing protein, which produces MSTENGEDYADAVLTGQSWERRSFERCDFTDADLRDLVTKACTFTDCDFTRADLGDSKHSGTAFRGCTFNRTVFASGRFEHCTLLGSTFTDCRLRGCVIRDTDLSLAGLGRVDLRKMDLSGLRLREANLVEADLRESDLRDADLSGARLLRTRLEDTDLRGARLDPDGLRQAQLTGAKIDLDQAVRFAAAHGLLVES; this is translated from the coding sequence GTGAGCACCGAGAACGGGGAGGACTACGCCGACGCCGTGCTCACCGGCCAGAGCTGGGAGCGCCGCTCGTTCGAGCGCTGCGACTTCACCGACGCCGACCTGCGTGACCTGGTCACGAAGGCGTGCACCTTCACCGACTGCGACTTCACCCGGGCCGACCTCGGTGACAGCAAACACAGCGGGACGGCGTTCCGGGGCTGCACGTTCAACCGCACGGTGTTCGCCTCGGGCCGGTTCGAGCACTGCACCCTGCTCGGTTCCACGTTCACCGACTGCCGGCTGCGGGGCTGCGTCATCCGCGACACCGACCTGTCGCTGGCCGGCCTGGGCCGGGTCGACCTGCGCAAGATGGACCTGTCCGGGCTGCGGCTGCGCGAGGCCAACCTGGTCGAGGCCGACCTGCGGGAATCCGATCTGCGCGACGCGGACCTGTCCGGCGCCCGGCTGCTGCGGACCCGGCTGGAGGACACCGACCTGCGCGGCGCCCGGCTGGATCCGGACGGCTTACGCCAGGCCCAGCTGACCGGCGCGAAGATCGACCTGGACCAGGCCGTCCGCTTCGCCGCCGCGCACGGCCTGCTCGTCGAGAGCTGA
- a CDS encoding universal stress protein, translating to MPEDAAVPGFEIGKDGVGSIVVGVDGSPPAVHAAAWAAGLARRERARLVLVYVEPLASAAYWTSIGMINAAEAANDFVAELRTEAGQYLTQYGIEWDLLHHRGDPATALEQIAEELRADCIVVGRSQRGGHLLGSVPKTLVTRAQRPVVVVP from the coding sequence GTGCCAGAAGACGCTGCCGTACCGGGGTTCGAGATCGGCAAGGACGGGGTCGGCAGCATCGTCGTCGGCGTCGACGGCTCGCCGCCGGCCGTGCACGCGGCCGCATGGGCCGCCGGACTGGCCCGCCGCGAGCGGGCCCGCCTGGTGCTGGTCTACGTCGAGCCGCTGGCCAGCGCCGCCTACTGGACGTCCATCGGCATGATCAACGCGGCCGAGGCGGCCAACGACTTCGTGGCCGAGCTGCGCACCGAGGCCGGCCAGTACCTCACCCAGTACGGGATCGAGTGGGACCTGCTGCACCACCGCGGCGACCCGGCCACCGCCCTGGAGCAGATCGCCGAGGAGCTGCGGGCCGACTGCATCGTCGTCGGCCGCTCCCAGCGCGGCGGCCACCTGCTCGGCTCCGTGCCGAAGACCCTGGTCACCCGGGCCCAGCGGCCGGTGGTGGTCGTCCCGTGA
- a CDS encoding TetR/AcrR family transcriptional regulator, with protein MTRSGRTVRGLDAEQRRAQRRADLLAAALTLFGRKGFAAVPIEEICQTAYVGTKSFYELFDSKEACYLALFEQLADDLATRMQAALAEAGGSIDDLIETFARTLVADPQVPRVVFGQSAGVSPTVERRRRENRRWAAGFVEAVWRQHGVVHGSGDIRPIALATVGALFELITDWLFDGREDVDELIGQLVAYHRIVRAGLESIVDGVISDR; from the coding sequence ATGACGCGCAGCGGCCGCACGGTCCGGGGACTCGACGCCGAGCAGCGCCGGGCGCAGCGCCGCGCCGACCTGTTGGCGGCAGCGCTGACCCTGTTCGGGCGCAAGGGTTTCGCCGCGGTGCCGATCGAGGAGATCTGCCAGACGGCCTACGTCGGCACCAAGAGCTTCTACGAGCTGTTCGACAGCAAGGAAGCCTGCTACCTGGCGTTGTTCGAGCAGCTCGCCGACGACCTGGCGACCCGGATGCAGGCGGCGCTGGCCGAGGCCGGCGGCAGCATCGACGACCTGATCGAGACGTTCGCCCGCACCCTGGTCGCCGATCCGCAGGTGCCACGGGTGGTGTTCGGGCAGTCGGCCGGTGTGTCGCCGACCGTCGAGCGACGCCGGCGCGAGAACCGGCGCTGGGCCGCCGGTTTCGTCGAAGCGGTGTGGCGTCAGCACGGTGTGGTGCACGGTTCCGGCGACATTCGGCCGATCGCGCTGGCCACGGTCGGCGCACTGTTCGAGCTGATCACGGACTGGCTGTTCGACGGCCGTGAGGACGTGGACGAGCTGATCGGGCAGCTGGTGGCCTACCACCGGATCGTCCGGGCCGGCCTTGAGTCCATTGTGGACGGTGTAATCTCCGACCGGTGA
- a CDS encoding esterase/lipase family protein, translated as MRKLLIPLLAAFGLLAGTATATAAPTSGVNDYSCAPSAQHPEPVVLVHGLGANGPLNFATLAPTLASHGYCVFYLTYGTGILGPTVGGLRPMEDSAAQLSAFVDEVLAATGAAKADVVGHSEGSTVPAYYLKFLGGAAKVAHFVGFGANYAGTSLDGLATLANLLHLGPVLTGVGCAACTEYLPGSAFLTKLNAGGVAVPGPTYTNIVSKYDTVVTPYTSGVFTAPNATNIVLQDHCSADFTGHLGQAIDPNVASFVLNALDPSSAVQCQPFFDAGA; from the coding sequence ATGCGCAAGCTCCTGATCCCCCTGCTGGCCGCGTTCGGGCTACTAGCCGGCACGGCAACCGCCACCGCGGCGCCGACATCCGGCGTGAACGACTACTCGTGCGCGCCCAGCGCGCAGCACCCGGAGCCGGTCGTGCTGGTGCACGGACTCGGCGCCAACGGGCCGCTCAACTTCGCCACCCTCGCGCCGACGCTGGCTTCCCACGGCTACTGCGTCTTCTACCTGACCTACGGCACCGGGATCCTCGGCCCGACGGTCGGCGGCCTGCGCCCGATGGAGGACAGCGCGGCACAACTCAGTGCCTTCGTCGACGAGGTGCTGGCCGCGACCGGCGCAGCCAAGGCCGACGTCGTCGGCCACTCCGAGGGCAGCACCGTGCCCGCGTACTACCTGAAGTTCCTGGGCGGCGCGGCCAAGGTCGCGCACTTCGTCGGCTTCGGCGCCAACTACGCCGGCACATCGCTGGACGGCCTGGCCACGCTGGCCAACCTGCTGCACCTCGGCCCGGTGCTGACCGGTGTCGGCTGCGCCGCCTGCACGGAGTACCTGCCCGGTTCCGCCTTCCTGACCAAGCTCAACGCCGGCGGCGTTGCCGTTCCCGGGCCGACGTACACCAACATCGTCTCGAAGTACGACACCGTGGTCACGCCGTACACCAGCGGCGTGTTCACCGCGCCCAATGCCACCAACATCGTGCTCCAGGACCACTGCTCGGCCGACTTCACCGGGCACCTCGGCCAGGCGATCGATCCCAACGTTGCGTCGTTCGTGCTCAACGCCCTTGATCCGAGCAGCGCTGTGCAGTGCCAGCCGTTTTTTGACGCAGGGGCCTGA
- a CDS encoding chitobiase/beta-hexosaminidase C-terminal domain-containing protein, with product MKRLLVALIGAVALTTASTLPAAAADDYTQSVTQTSTSQARIDFTPTTASLYVDVHYTGVPGLGQQNVRMTNNAGTWQWTVNGLATGNVLDYWFTYEKSGPQYDTPHFSYTQGGSTTPTAAAPTFSPPGGNYTTAQTVTISTTTAGATIRYTVDGSTPTTGSPQYTGPISVPSSRTVNAIAVASGMANSPVASAVYTIGTTSTSCPTQSDTPNFGPNVHVFDPSMSAATIQAQLDADFNAQKDTLTAQFAERRVAELFKPGTYGVNDNVGFYTSVAGLGQNPDDVTINGHVTVDAFNASDAGNATQNFWRSAENMAVNATGGDRWAVAQAAPFRRMDIRGDLQLYPASYGWASGGYVADTKVSGQTASISQQQWYTRDSNFGSWSGGVWNMVFSGVNGAPATTFPTPPETTLATTPVSRDVPYLYVDGTGKYRVFLPSLRTNASGPSWASGSTPGSSVPMSQFYVVKAGDTASTINAALSSGCNLFFTPGVYHLNQTLNVTKANTTILGIGYPTLVPDNGVNAMQVSDVDGVRLKGLLFDAGTTNSAALLTVGQSGSSASHAGNPTSIQDVFFRIGGEIAGKATASLIVNSSNTIIDHIWAWRADHGNGGTVGWGTNTADNGVIVNGNNVLATGLFVEHYQKYEVTWNGQGGRTIFFQNEMPYDVPNQAAWIAPNGVNGYAAYKVGANVTSHEAWGLGSYNYFNVNPSVNAYHAFEVPNNSNVRFHSLLTVSLNYQGTITHVINDTGAVTPSGTTPSNVVSYP from the coding sequence ATGAAGAGACTGTTAGTAGCCTTAATCGGTGCAGTTGCCCTGACCACGGCGTCTACCCTGCCCGCCGCCGCGGCTGACGACTACACCCAGTCCGTCACGCAGACCAGCACCAGCCAGGCCCGCATCGACTTCACGCCGACAACGGCCTCGCTGTACGTGGACGTGCACTACACCGGCGTTCCCGGCCTCGGCCAGCAGAACGTCCGCATGACCAACAACGCCGGCACCTGGCAGTGGACCGTCAACGGCCTGGCCACCGGCAACGTGCTCGACTACTGGTTCACCTACGAGAAGAGCGGGCCGCAGTACGACACCCCGCACTTCAGCTACACCCAGGGCGGCAGCACCACGCCGACCGCCGCCGCGCCGACCTTCAGTCCGCCCGGCGGCAACTACACCACCGCCCAGACGGTGACCATCTCCACCACCACCGCCGGCGCAACCATTCGGTACACAGTGGACGGTTCGACGCCGACCACCGGCTCGCCGCAGTACACCGGACCGATCTCGGTGCCGTCCAGCCGGACCGTGAACGCCATCGCCGTCGCGTCCGGCATGGCCAACTCCCCGGTGGCCAGCGCCGTCTACACCATCGGCACCACGTCGACGAGCTGCCCGACCCAGTCGGACACGCCCAACTTCGGGCCGAACGTGCACGTGTTCGACCCGAGCATGTCGGCGGCCACCATCCAGGCCCAGCTCGACGCCGACTTCAACGCGCAGAAGGACACCCTGACCGCGCAGTTCGCCGAGCGGCGGGTGGCCGAGCTGTTCAAGCCCGGCACGTACGGCGTGAACGACAACGTCGGCTTCTACACCTCGGTCGCCGGCCTCGGCCAGAACCCCGATGACGTCACCATCAACGGGCACGTCACGGTCGACGCCTTCAACGCGTCCGACGCCGGCAACGCCACCCAGAACTTCTGGCGCTCGGCCGAGAACATGGCCGTCAACGCCACCGGCGGCGACCGCTGGGCCGTGGCGCAGGCCGCGCCGTTCCGCCGGATGGACATCCGCGGCGACCTCCAGCTGTACCCGGCCAGCTACGGCTGGGCCAGCGGCGGCTACGTGGCCGACACCAAGGTGTCCGGTCAGACCGCGTCCATCTCCCAGCAGCAGTGGTACACCCGGGACTCGAACTTCGGCAGCTGGTCCGGCGGCGTGTGGAACATGGTGTTCTCCGGCGTGAACGGCGCGCCCGCCACCACCTTCCCGACCCCGCCGGAGACGACCCTGGCCACCACCCCGGTGTCGCGGGACGTGCCGTACCTGTACGTCGACGGCACCGGCAAGTACCGGGTGTTCCTGCCTTCCTTGCGTACCAACGCCTCCGGCCCGAGTTGGGCCAGCGGCAGCACGCCGGGCAGCTCGGTGCCGATGAGCCAGTTCTACGTGGTCAAGGCGGGCGACACCGCGTCGACCATCAACGCGGCGCTGAGCTCCGGCTGCAACCTGTTCTTCACGCCGGGCGTCTACCACCTCAACCAGACCCTCAACGTCACCAAGGCCAACACCACGATCCTGGGCATCGGCTACCCGACCCTGGTGCCGGACAACGGGGTCAACGCCATGCAGGTGTCCGATGTGGATGGTGTGCGGCTCAAGGGCCTGCTGTTCGACGCGGGCACGACCAACTCGGCCGCGCTGCTGACGGTCGGCCAGTCCGGGTCGTCGGCCAGCCACGCCGGCAACCCCACCTCCATCCAGGACGTGTTCTTCCGGATCGGCGGCGAGATCGCCGGCAAGGCCACCGCGTCGCTGATCGTCAACAGCAGCAACACGATCATCGACCACATCTGGGCCTGGCGGGCCGACCACGGCAACGGCGGCACCGTCGGCTGGGGCACCAACACCGCCGACAACGGCGTGATCGTCAACGGCAACAACGTGTTGGCCACCGGGCTTTTCGTCGAGCACTACCAGAAGTACGAGGTGACCTGGAACGGCCAGGGCGGCCGGACCATCTTCTTCCAGAACGAGATGCCCTACGACGTCCCCAACCAGGCGGCGTGGATCGCGCCCAACGGCGTCAACGGCTATGCCGCGTACAAGGTCGGCGCCAACGTCACCTCGCACGAGGCGTGGGGCCTCGGCAGCTACAACTACTTCAACGTCAACCCGTCGGTGAACGCCTACCACGCCTTCGAAGTCCCCAACAATTCCAACGTCCGGTTCCACAGCCTGCTGACGGTTTCCCTGAACTACCAGGGCACCATCACGCACGTCATCAACGACACCGGCGCGGTCACGCCTTCTGGCACCACGCCGAGCAACGTCGTCAGTTACCCGTGA
- a CDS encoding PQQ-binding-like beta-propeller repeat protein codes for MRGMVHGATAGAAVAFVASWFLPWMAGAAAFPLLGHAFHMWYWFTFDGPGLGAGLEIVLLGLLGLVAIASAFLAAPRTAAVTAVLGAAVGVHLMLREHPGLESGPGPLVTAVALAVVAVAQALRGEVGRWSAIATAVVTALLAVATGFGASAYAAARDVDATTSSETGAVTVEAQDGALSGVTARDSATRAERWHYRARGWTFPSVKLSGDGSTVFVVALRVTEREAVAFDARSGKLRWQRALSEGSWPGPPEGPAYEFFPAGPGLVLEAGTDHVRYFDADGRESTIRLDGGCGFSAAGGVRTQYIVEQCQGRLQLFAAGQDGRHLWTTPAFEAPTGGIPVVEDKGDTVVVSTGGGTDTFDAATGKPRR; via the coding sequence ATGCGCGGGATGGTGCACGGGGCGACGGCCGGGGCGGCCGTCGCCTTCGTCGCGTCGTGGTTCCTGCCGTGGATGGCCGGCGCGGCAGCGTTTCCCTTGCTCGGCCACGCTTTCCACATGTGGTACTGGTTCACCTTCGACGGCCCTGGTTTGGGTGCCGGGCTGGAGATCGTCCTTCTCGGGCTGCTCGGCTTGGTGGCGATCGCGAGCGCGTTCCTGGCCGCGCCCCGCACCGCGGCCGTGACCGCGGTGTTGGGCGCTGCGGTGGGCGTGCATCTGATGTTGCGGGAGCATCCGGGTCTCGAATCCGGGCCCGGGCCGCTGGTCACGGCCGTCGCGCTGGCGGTGGTCGCGGTGGCACAGGCCTTGCGTGGCGAAGTCGGCCGGTGGTCGGCGATCGCCACCGCTGTGGTAACCGCTTTGCTCGCTGTGGCAACGGGTTTCGGCGCTTCGGCCTACGCGGCGGCCCGTGATGTCGACGCCACCACCTCCAGCGAAACCGGCGCGGTGACTGTCGAGGCGCAGGACGGCGCGCTCAGCGGCGTGACGGCACGGGACAGCGCGACCAGGGCGGAACGCTGGCATTACCGGGCCCGCGGCTGGACGTTTCCGTCGGTCAAGCTCAGCGGCGACGGCAGCACCGTGTTCGTGGTCGCCCTGCGGGTGACCGAACGGGAGGCGGTGGCCTTCGACGCTCGCAGCGGAAAGCTGCGCTGGCAGCGGGCACTGTCCGAGGGCAGCTGGCCGGGGCCGCCGGAGGGCCCGGCATACGAGTTCTTCCCGGCCGGACCGGGGCTGGTGTTGGAAGCCGGCACCGACCACGTCCGATACTTCGACGCGGATGGCCGTGAGAGCACGATTCGGCTGGACGGGGGCTGCGGCTTCAGCGCCGCTGGCGGCGTGCGCACGCAGTACATCGTTGAGCAGTGCCAGGGCCGGCTCCAGCTGTTTGCCGCGGGCCAGGATGGCAGGCATCTGTGGACCACGCCGGCGTTCGAGGCGCCGACCGGCGGGATCCCCGTGGTGGAGGACAAGGGCGACACGGTTGTCGTCAGCACCGGCGGCGGCACCGACACCTTCGACGCCGCCACCGGGAAACCCCGCCGCTGA
- a CDS encoding helix-turn-helix transcriptional regulator — MARPIARVLALLEILQSGGTRTVAELAARLEVDERTVRRYVDHLHDLDIPVRAIRGRYGGYRLAPGYRMPPLMLTDEEALAVLLGLVAGRRAGVISTAAESAIAKVRRVLPDALGRRLDALLEIADFTTPARSALTTEAATLLTVAEAARDRRPVDLGYTAGHGGDSRRVVHPYGIVAHSGRWYLTGFDSASGEVRTFRVDRITTVGMSAGTFDVPTGFDPTQQVLTAIAEAPYRHEVSVRIQATPEQIRAVFPPSIATLEDADSWVRARIRAQELDWIPPRLAALDRPFVIEQPDALKELVRALANRLAANAED; from the coding sequence GTGGCCCGGCCCATCGCCCGCGTACTGGCCCTGCTGGAGATCCTGCAGAGCGGCGGCACCAGGACCGTCGCCGAGCTGGCCGCCCGGCTCGAGGTGGACGAGCGCACGGTCCGTCGCTACGTCGACCACCTGCACGACCTGGACATCCCGGTCCGTGCGATCCGAGGCCGCTACGGCGGCTACCGCCTGGCCCCCGGCTACCGGATGCCGCCGCTGATGCTCACCGACGAGGAGGCCTTGGCCGTCCTGCTCGGTCTGGTCGCCGGTCGCCGCGCCGGGGTGATCAGCACCGCCGCCGAGAGCGCGATCGCCAAAGTCCGTCGGGTGCTGCCCGACGCCCTCGGCCGTCGGCTCGATGCGCTGCTGGAGATCGCCGACTTCACGACACCGGCCCGGTCGGCGCTCACGACCGAGGCCGCGACCCTGCTGACCGTCGCCGAGGCGGCACGGGACCGCCGACCGGTTGATCTCGGCTACACCGCCGGACACGGCGGCGACAGCCGGCGCGTCGTCCATCCGTACGGGATCGTGGCGCATTCCGGCCGCTGGTACCTGACCGGCTTCGACTCGGCCAGCGGCGAGGTGCGCACGTTCCGCGTCGACCGGATCACGACCGTCGGCATGAGCGCCGGAACCTTTGATGTGCCAACGGGATTCGATCCCACGCAACAGGTTCTGACGGCGATTGCCGAGGCTCCGTACCGACACGAAGTGTCGGTACGGATTCAGGCGACGCCGGAACAGATCCGGGCCGTCTTTCCGCCCTCGATCGCCACGCTGGAGGACGCGGATTCCTGGGTACGGGCCCGAATCCGGGCCCAGGAGCTCGACTGGATACCCCCGCGGCTGGCCGCACTCGACCGACCGTTCGTCATCGAACAGCCGGACGCGTTGAAAGAATTGGTGCGAGCACTGGCGAACCGGCTCGCCGCCAACGCCGAAGACTGA
- a CDS encoding VOC family protein, with the protein MQLVSVRVITNDVARLAEFYEQVTGRQARRPAPQFAELVGPSCTLAIGSAETMALFSAGAAVPESNRTAIIEFLVDDVDQEYERLADIAAEIVQKPTTMPWGNRSLLFRDPDGNLVNLFTPVTDEARRRVTPTAS; encoded by the coding sequence ATGCAGCTTGTGTCCGTTCGCGTCATCACCAACGACGTGGCCCGCCTGGCCGAGTTCTACGAGCAGGTGACCGGCCGTCAAGCCCGCCGGCCGGCGCCGCAGTTCGCCGAGCTCGTGGGCCCGTCCTGCACGCTGGCCATCGGCAGCGCCGAGACGATGGCGCTGTTCAGCGCCGGCGCGGCCGTGCCCGAGTCGAACCGCACCGCGATCATCGAGTTCCTGGTCGATGACGTCGACCAGGAGTACGAGCGGTTGGCCGACATCGCTGCCGAGATCGTGCAGAAGCCGACCACGATGCCGTGGGGCAACCGGTCGCTGCTGTTCCGCGACCCCGACGGCAACCTGGTCAACCTCTTCACCCCGGTCACCGACGAGGCCCGCCGCCGGGTCACGCCTACGGCTTCTTGA